The following proteins are encoded in a genomic region of Synechococcus sp. CBW1002:
- the cobA gene encoding uroporphyrinogen-III C-methyltransferase, which translates to MTTPPSPGIVYLVGAGPGDPELLTLKAHRLLRCCDALVYDSLVPKALLDLVPEGCERQFVGKRRGYHSVPQPSTNAVLVELAGRHRTVVRLKGGDPFLFGRGGEEAAHLAARGIPVQVVPGVTAGIAAPAYAGIPVTHRRAGSSVTFVTGHEEIDKARPGVDWQGLARCSDGLVIYMGLHNLNRICNELIAGGLAPDTPAAVIQQGTVLGQRDLVAPLGELADRVAEQGFVSPSIVVVGQVVAERVAACAPAPADAEMPIPF; encoded by the coding sequence ATGACCACGCCCCCCTCGCCGGGCATCGTCTATCTGGTGGGAGCTGGTCCGGGTGACCCCGAATTGCTCACCCTCAAGGCCCACCGGTTGCTGCGCTGCTGCGACGCCCTCGTCTACGACTCCCTGGTGCCGAAGGCCCTGCTGGATCTGGTGCCGGAGGGCTGCGAGCGGCAGTTTGTCGGCAAGCGCCGCGGCTACCACTCGGTTCCGCAGCCGAGCACCAATGCGGTGCTGGTGGAGCTGGCCGGTCGCCATCGCACGGTTGTGCGGCTCAAAGGGGGCGATCCCTTCCTGTTCGGCCGCGGCGGCGAGGAGGCGGCCCACCTGGCGGCGCGCGGCATCCCGGTGCAGGTGGTGCCCGGTGTCACGGCGGGGATCGCCGCACCGGCCTACGCCGGCATTCCGGTGACCCATCGCCGGGCGGGTTCGAGCGTCACCTTCGTGACCGGGCACGAGGAGATTGACAAGGCGCGCCCCGGCGTCGACTGGCAGGGGCTGGCCCGCTGCAGTGACGGCCTGGTGATCTACATGGGCCTCCATAACCTCAACCGCATCTGCAACGAGCTGATCGCCGGTGGCCTGGCGCCCGACACCCCGGCCGCCGTGATCCAGCAGGGCACGGTGCTGGGGCAGCGGGATCTGGTGGCTCCCCTGGGAGAGCTGGCCGATCGGGTGGCGGAGCAGGGGTTCGTGTCGCCCTCGATCGTGGTGGTGGGGCAGGTGGTGGCGGAACGGGTGGCGGCCTGCGCCCCCGCGCCGGCCGATGCCGAGATGCCGATTCCCTTCTGA
- a CDS encoding SWIM zinc finger family protein: MPAPVSATPAITTQLGDQGLGQQPWWVEQWMELINSFRYKKRLERAWAYAREGNVLSIRFEGRRVHARVQGTEPEPYKVKLWLDVLSEEDWGYVLEALTQKARWSAQLLAGIMPQDIERAFAASGKRLFPFKLQEVRSECTCPDKANPCKHTSAVYYLMGDRFSEDPFVLFQLRGRTRSQLLADLAVRRRKALAERAAALRASAADGTPAGSLPAPDAGQSPHPTHPAIGDPSRWWRYDAALDPDLVVITPALEGDTGLDAAGPLPLAEEPRFPEANRRFLDHLRSQGQAKANQAMALAMGAGVAGG; encoded by the coding sequence ATGCCCGCTCCCGTGTCCGCCACCCCAGCCATCACCACCCAGCTGGGAGACCAGGGACTGGGACAGCAGCCCTGGTGGGTGGAGCAATGGATGGAGCTGATCAACTCCTTCCGCTACAAGAAGCGGCTGGAGCGCGCCTGGGCCTACGCCCGCGAGGGCAACGTCCTGTCGATCCGCTTCGAGGGGCGGCGGGTGCATGCCCGCGTGCAGGGCACCGAACCCGAGCCCTACAAGGTGAAGCTCTGGCTCGATGTGCTCAGCGAGGAAGACTGGGGCTACGTGCTCGAGGCACTCACCCAGAAGGCCCGCTGGTCGGCCCAGCTGCTGGCCGGCATCATGCCGCAGGACATCGAGCGCGCCTTCGCCGCCAGTGGCAAGCGCCTGTTTCCGTTCAAGCTGCAGGAGGTGCGCAGTGAGTGCACCTGCCCGGACAAGGCCAACCCCTGCAAGCACACCAGCGCCGTCTACTACCTGATGGGGGATCGCTTCAGCGAGGATCCCTTCGTGCTGTTCCAGCTGCGGGGCCGCACCCGATCCCAGCTGCTGGCCGATCTGGCGGTGCGCCGCCGCAAGGCCCTGGCGGAACGGGCGGCGGCGCTGCGGGCCAGCGCTGCGGACGGCACTCCAGCCGGATCGCTCCCGGCCCCGGACGCCGGCCAGTCGCCCCATCCCACCCATCCAGCCATCGGGGATCCGAGCCGCTGGTGGCGCTACGACGCAGCCCTCGATCCGGATCTCGTGGTGATCACGCCGGCCCTGGAGGGGGACACGGGGCTCGATGCCGCCGGTCCGCTGCCCCTGGCGGAGGAACCCCGCTTCCCCGAAGCCAACCGCCGTTTCCTCGACCATCTGCGCAGCCAGGGCCAGGCCAAGGCCAACCAGGCCATGGCGCTGGCCATGGGCGCCGGGGTTGCCGGTGGCTGA
- a CDS encoding MEKHLA domain-containing protein: protein MAEPDLLAVSHPIAEPPSVLGSALEPAWLAEPVLERVAWILASHQAAFGRPLMPAAANRRLAAQELFVAPVVVLAHDDPGEDPIGPRLIYANAAALRLWRRPWATMVGLPSRLTAEPVARAERARALRQAWRDEAIAHYSGVRIDSHGRRFQIRGARLWTLRDAAGQRRGQAACFSDWYWL from the coding sequence GTGGCTGAGCCGGATCTGCTGGCTGTGTCGCATCCGATCGCTGAGCCGCCCTCGGTGCTGGGTTCAGCGCTGGAGCCCGCCTGGTTGGCGGAACCCGTGCTGGAACGGGTGGCCTGGATCCTTGCCTCCCACCAGGCGGCCTTCGGTCGCCCCCTGATGCCGGCTGCGGCCAACCGGCGCCTGGCGGCCCAGGAGCTGTTCGTGGCCCCGGTGGTGGTGCTCGCCCATGACGATCCTGGTGAGGATCCGATCGGGCCGCGGCTGATCTATGCCAACGCCGCCGCCCTGCGGCTCTGGCGTCGCCCCTGGGCCACGATGGTGGGCCTGCCCTCGCGGCTCACGGCCGAGCCGGTGGCGCGGGCGGAGCGGGCCCGCGCTCTGCGGCAGGCCTGGCGCGACGAGGCGATCGCCCACTACAGCGGCGTGCGCATCGACAGCCATGGCCGCCGCTTCCAGATTCGCGGAGCCCGCCTCTGGACCCTGCGCGATGCCGCTGGCCAGCGCCGCGGTCAGGCCGCCTGCTTCAGCGATTGGTACTGGTTGTAG
- a CDS encoding NRAMP family divalent metal transporter has translation MVAGEAGPPDPNDQSQAAPKPGMPLSLKGFRQSLGPGILLAGAAIGGSHLVASTQAGARFGLGLLGFVLLANLFKYPFLLVGSRFTAVTGLSLLEGYQRQWPWYLPLFLLITLATGVANIAAVASVCGSLATSMVPMNLPGGLSTPAGLALLILGVCVAVLLLGHYRSLDRLSKGIVLLLTISTVVAAVAVLGRGPVAAGNADLFSPSPWSLTALPFLVALMGWMPCPLDLAAWSSLWIFARQDDSGHRGSRAEVEADFNLGYLLTVAMAVLFLLLGAWVMHGTGQAFSPSGARFAQQLITLYTASLGGWAYPVIAIAAFTTMFSTTLTCLDGYPRSTSAGFRLLRGFRGHAVHDRRDHGIWMVLHGVGAAAVLAFWPGSMGALVQLAMVVSFLTTPVLAWMNLRVMQGRQVAPADRFGTVQLLVARISLIVLSAFVVLFGISLSQG, from the coding sequence ATGGTGGCAGGCGAAGCCGGACCGCCGGATCCGAACGACCAGTCGCAGGCGGCCCCGAAACCGGGCATGCCGCTCAGTCTCAAGGGCTTTCGGCAGAGCCTGGGGCCCGGCATCCTGCTGGCCGGCGCCGCCATCGGCGGGTCTCACCTGGTGGCCTCCACCCAGGCGGGAGCCCGCTTCGGCCTCGGCCTGCTGGGTTTCGTGCTGCTGGCCAACCTGTTCAAGTACCCCTTCCTGCTGGTGGGCAGCCGGTTCACGGCCGTCACCGGGCTGAGCCTGCTGGAGGGCTATCAGCGCCAGTGGCCCTGGTACCTGCCCCTGTTTCTGCTGATCACCCTGGCCACCGGCGTGGCCAACATCGCGGCGGTGGCCTCCGTCTGCGGCAGCCTGGCCACCAGCATGGTGCCGATGAACCTGCCCGGTGGGCTGAGCACACCGGCGGGGCTGGCCCTGCTGATCCTGGGGGTCTGCGTGGCCGTGCTGCTGCTGGGCCACTACCGCAGCCTCGATCGACTCAGCAAGGGCATCGTGCTGCTGCTCACGATCAGCACGGTGGTGGCGGCGGTGGCCGTGCTGGGCCGGGGACCGGTCGCCGCCGGCAACGCCGACCTGTTCAGCCCCAGTCCCTGGAGCCTGACGGCCCTGCCGTTCCTGGTGGCCCTGATGGGCTGGATGCCCTGCCCGCTCGATCTGGCGGCCTGGTCGTCGCTGTGGATCTTCGCGCGGCAGGACGACTCGGGCCATCGCGGCTCCCGCGCCGAAGTGGAAGCCGACTTCAACCTCGGCTACCTGCTCACGGTGGCGATGGCGGTGCTGTTTCTGTTGCTGGGCGCCTGGGTGATGCACGGCACCGGGCAGGCGTTCTCCCCCAGCGGCGCGCGCTTCGCCCAGCAGCTGATCACCCTCTACACCGCCAGCCTCGGTGGCTGGGCCTATCCGGTGATCGCGATCGCGGCCTTCACCACGATGTTCAGCACCACCCTCACCTGCCTGGACGGCTATCCCCGCTCCACCTCCGCCGGCTTTCGGCTGCTGCGCGGCTTCCGCGGCCACGCCGTCCATGACCGGCGGGATCACGGCATCTGGATGGTGCTGCACGGTGTCGGAGCCGCCGCGGTGCTCGCCTTCTGGCCCGGTTCGATGGGAGCGCTGGTCCAGCTGGCGATGGTGGTCTCGTTCCTCACCACACCGGTGCTGGCCTGGATGAACCTGCGGGTGATGCAGGGCCGCCAGGTGGCCCCTGCCGATCGGTTCGGAACCGTGCAACTGCTGGTGGCACGCATCAGCCTGATCGTGCTCAGCGCCTTCGTGGTGCTGTTCGGCATCAGCCTCTCGCAGGGCTGA
- a CDS encoding diflavin flavoprotein — protein sequence MSVVAPPRLSLQCEVIAADTTTIRSLDWDRSRFDIEFGLRNGTTYNAFLVRGERTALIDTSHLKFADTWLPLLEQEIDPLAIDHLIVSHTEPDHSGLISHLLDRNSEIEIVASKVAIQFLEDQVHRPFRSRAVKSGDTLDLGTNSASGIQHRFDFLSAPNLHWPDTIFSFDHGTGILYTCDAFGLHYCSEELFDSDPGAIAPDFRFYYDCLMGPNARSVLQALKRMEGLPEITTIAVGHGPLLRQHLSLWVGDYRDWSSQRSKGEAYAAVCYLSQYGFCDRLSQAIARGIGKAEAQVQLVDLRATDAQELTALIGEASAVVVPTWPAAPDAELQAQVGTLLAALKPKQWVACYDAYGGNDEPIDTVAAQLRSLGQKSAFDPLRIRQVPDGQDYQRCEEAGTDLGQLLTREKTIAAMKSLDGDLDKALGRLSGGLYVVTARQDDAEGGSRSGAMVASWVSQASFDPPGLTVAVAKDRAIEALMQVGDRFVLNILREDNHQVLLRHFLKRFPPGADRFAGVTTLDGVAAGGPVLGDALAYLGCRVVQRMEGPDHWIIYAAVEQGTVSDLEASTAVHHRKVGNHY from the coding sequence ATGAGCGTTGTCGCACCGCCGCGCCTGAGCCTCCAGTGCGAGGTGATCGCCGCCGATACCACCACGATCCGCTCCCTCGACTGGGATCGCAGCCGTTTCGATATTGAGTTCGGTCTGCGCAATGGCACCACCTACAACGCCTTCCTGGTGCGGGGAGAGCGCACGGCCCTGATCGACACCAGCCACCTCAAATTCGCCGACACCTGGCTGCCGCTGCTCGAGCAGGAGATTGATCCTCTGGCGATCGATCATCTGATCGTGTCCCATACCGAGCCAGACCATTCCGGCCTGATCAGCCATCTGCTCGACCGCAATTCCGAGATCGAGATCGTGGCCTCCAAGGTGGCGATCCAGTTCCTTGAAGACCAGGTCCACCGCCCGTTCCGCAGCCGTGCCGTGAAGAGCGGTGACACGCTCGATCTGGGTACCAATTCCGCCAGCGGGATTCAGCACCGCTTCGACTTTCTCAGTGCTCCCAACCTGCACTGGCCGGACACGATCTTTTCCTTCGATCACGGCACCGGTATCCTCTACACCTGCGACGCATTCGGGCTGCATTACTGCAGCGAGGAGCTGTTCGACAGCGATCCCGGCGCCATCGCCCCGGATTTCCGTTTTTATTACGACTGCCTGATGGGGCCGAACGCCCGCAGCGTGCTGCAGGCGCTCAAGCGCATGGAGGGGTTGCCGGAGATCACCACGATCGCCGTGGGCCATGGCCCCCTGCTGCGCCAGCACCTCAGCCTCTGGGTGGGTGACTACCGCGACTGGAGCAGCCAGCGCAGCAAGGGGGAGGCCTATGCCGCTGTCTGTTATCTCAGCCAGTACGGTTTCTGCGACCGGCTCAGCCAGGCGATCGCCCGTGGCATCGGCAAGGCCGAGGCCCAGGTGCAGCTGGTGGATCTGCGTGCCACCGATGCCCAGGAACTCACTGCGCTGATCGGCGAGGCCAGTGCTGTGGTGGTACCCACCTGGCCAGCCGCGCCCGACGCTGAACTTCAGGCCCAGGTGGGCACCCTGCTGGCGGCCCTCAAGCCGAAGCAGTGGGTCGCCTGCTACGACGCCTACGGCGGCAACGACGAGCCGATCGACACGGTCGCGGCCCAGCTGCGCAGCCTCGGCCAGAAGAGCGCCTTCGATCCGCTGCGCATCCGTCAGGTGCCGGACGGCCAGGATTACCAGCGCTGCGAGGAGGCCGGCACCGATCTGGGCCAGCTGCTCACCCGCGAGAAGACGATCGCGGCCATGAAGAGCCTTGACGGCGACCTCGACAAAGCGCTTGGCCGCCTTTCAGGAGGCCTCTATGTGGTGACGGCACGCCAGGACGATGCCGAGGGCGGCAGCCGCAGTGGTGCGATGGTGGCCAGCTGGGTGAGCCAGGCGAGTTTTGATCCCCCGGGGCTCACCGTGGCGGTGGCCAAAGACCGCGCCATCGAGGCCCTGATGCAGGTGGGCGACCGCTTCGTGCTCAACATCCTGCGGGAGGACAACCACCAGGTGCTGCTGCGCCATTTCCTCAAGCGCTTCCCCCCCGGTGCCGATCGCTTCGCCGGCGTCACCACCCTGGACGGCGTCGCCGCTGGCGGCCCGGTGCTCGGCGATGCACTGGCCTACCTCGGCTGCCGCGTTGTTCAGCGGATGGAGGGTCCGGATCACTGGATCATCTACGCCGCCGTGGAGCAGGGCACCGTCTCCGATCTGGAGGCCTCCACCGCCGTGCACCACCGCAAGGTGGGCAACCACTATTGA
- a CDS encoding branched-chain amino acid ABC transporter substrate-binding protein has product MEPLFIELQLAGNPVASILAGFGYGLDSNGGGLSSDQEPIVIGLEAPLSGSQKANGRDMWRGAKLAAEELNLEGGILGRPIELVKADDRADPERALPVARKLKRLGADAVIGPYNSGVGILNLPYYLENEIVPVHLTSTDDTDGEGVTVQPKNSQIAPVEEAYILSQGIKTVSMLVDPSTFTTGMADRLEAALRANGVDVERFSITPGAEDYSAAIQQALASDPGLVYVSTYFPEGSVIAKGLAASGSDAQRFMGLANVDPAFVKLAGLEVAQSLVFSGTPEAAQLPTAKVYVKAYEQRFDRTPSVWGTFTYDSLQVLAEAMEQAGSNRFEPALDALLQTRNYQGATGTITIDPITGNRLKVPVFILQVNAEGVYTIKG; this is encoded by the coding sequence ATGGAACCGTTGTTCATCGAACTGCAGCTGGCTGGCAATCCCGTTGCATCCATTCTGGCCGGGTTTGGCTACGGGCTTGATTCAAACGGTGGTGGCCTGTCGTCCGATCAGGAGCCGATCGTGATTGGTCTGGAGGCCCCGCTGAGCGGCTCCCAGAAAGCCAATGGGCGCGACATGTGGCGCGGCGCCAAACTGGCAGCTGAGGAGCTGAATCTCGAGGGCGGAATTCTGGGACGCCCGATCGAGCTGGTGAAGGCCGACGACAGGGCCGATCCGGAGCGGGCTTTGCCCGTGGCCCGGAAGCTCAAGCGCCTGGGGGCCGATGCGGTGATCGGCCCCTACAACTCCGGCGTGGGCATCCTCAACCTGCCCTACTACCTCGAGAACGAGATCGTTCCTGTACATCTCACGTCCACGGATGACACCGATGGCGAGGGTGTCACCGTGCAGCCCAAGAACAGCCAGATCGCTCCGGTGGAGGAGGCCTACATCCTCTCCCAGGGCATCAAGACGGTGTCGATGCTGGTGGATCCTTCCACCTTCACCACGGGGATGGCGGATCGGCTCGAGGCGGCCCTCAGGGCAAATGGGGTGGACGTGGAGCGATTCAGCATCACCCCGGGGGCCGAGGACTACAGCGCCGCGATCCAGCAGGCCCTGGCCAGTGACCCCGGCCTGGTTTACGTGAGCACCTATTTCCCGGAGGGCAGTGTCATCGCCAAAGGGCTGGCCGCCAGTGGCAGCGACGCCCAGCGCTTCATGGGTCTGGCCAACGTGGATCCGGCCTTTGTGAAACTGGCCGGGCTCGAGGTGGCCCAGTCCCTTGTGTTCAGCGGTACCCCTGAAGCCGCCCAGTTACCCACGGCCAAGGTCTACGTGAAGGCCTATGAGCAGCGTTTCGATCGCACCCCTAGCGTCTGGGGCACCTTCACCTACGACTCCCTGCAGGTGCTGGCCGAAGCCATGGAGCAGGCCGGCAGCAACCGTTTTGAGCCTGCCCTTGATGCGCTGTTGCAGACCCGCAACTACCAGGGGGCGACCGGCACCATCACGATCGATCCGATCACCGGCAACCGACTGAAGGTGCCCGTGTTCATCCTTCAGGTCAATGCGGAGGGGGTCTACACGATCAAAGGCTGA
- a CDS encoding diflavin flavoprotein, with translation MGASDAERRVIQLAIEPGLVCLRGLSPKRLRFEVEYGLERGTSANSFLFTAGTTATGQPVPPVLVHPPGESFAAPFLEQLAGLVPAEAALKVVVGHVNPNRVSLLRRLASQWPQLMLVASNTGAKLLAELWDQRKPAPPGSTQPEPVIPPLPAIDVVKQEATRPLGDGHELTLIPTPTPRWPGALIAFEQKTGLLMSGKFFAAHLCSEVLAESDRNSTEEDRRYYYDCLMAPIARQVEVVVNRLDELPIRTIAPGHGPAIAESWRSLLADYRRWGETQDRARLSVALLFASAYGNTAAIADALAQGVGRTGVRVESINCEFAPADQLLSAIRSCDAVLIGSPTLGGHAPTPIVSALGTLLAEGDRAKPVGVFGSFGWSGEALDLLESKLRDGGFQFAFEPIKVKFSPDAATIKTIEETGTALGRSLLVEQRRSQRRSAAGGLSESRSDPAVLALGRLVGSLCVLTTRKGEGETRLSGAMVASWVSQASFSPPGLTVAVARDRALESLLHVGDGFALNVLAAGRQSGPMKQFLQPFPPGADRFAGLELQESPGGYPVLPEALAWLEGRVKQRMECGDHWLVYAELSSGGLLDPTGVTAVHQRRSGANY, from the coding sequence ATGGGCGCGAGTGACGCAGAACGCCGGGTGATCCAGCTGGCGATCGAACCCGGTCTGGTCTGCCTGCGGGGGCTCAGTCCCAAGCGGCTGCGCTTCGAGGTGGAGTACGGCCTGGAGCGGGGCACCAGCGCCAACAGCTTTCTGTTCACCGCCGGAACCACCGCGACTGGCCAGCCGGTACCGCCGGTGCTGGTGCATCCGCCCGGGGAATCCTTCGCCGCCCCGTTCCTGGAGCAGTTGGCCGGGTTGGTGCCGGCCGAGGCGGCCCTGAAGGTGGTGGTGGGTCACGTCAACCCCAACCGGGTGAGCCTGCTGCGGCGCCTGGCCAGCCAGTGGCCCCAGCTGATGCTGGTGGCCTCCAATACCGGTGCCAAGCTGCTGGCGGAGCTGTGGGACCAGCGCAAACCGGCCCCTCCGGGCAGCACCCAGCCCGAACCGGTGATTCCCCCCCTGCCCGCCATCGATGTGGTGAAGCAGGAGGCGACCCGTCCGCTTGGGGATGGCCATGAGCTCACCTTGATCCCCACCCCCACGCCCCGCTGGCCTGGGGCCCTGATCGCCTTCGAGCAGAAGACCGGCCTGCTGATGAGCGGCAAGTTCTTCGCCGCCCACCTCTGCAGCGAGGTGTTGGCCGAAAGCGACCGCAACAGCACCGAGGAAGACCGCCGCTATTACTACGACTGCCTGATGGCGCCGATCGCCCGCCAGGTGGAGGTCGTGGTCAACCGGCTGGATGAGCTGCCGATCCGCACCATCGCCCCCGGCCACGGACCCGCCATCGCCGAGAGCTGGCGCAGCCTGCTGGCCGATTACCGCCGCTGGGGCGAAACCCAGGACCGCGCCAGGCTGTCGGTGGCCCTGCTGTTCGCCAGCGCCTATGGCAACACCGCCGCCATCGCCGATGCCCTGGCCCAGGGGGTGGGACGCACCGGCGTGCGCGTCGAGAGCATCAACTGCGAATTTGCGCCCGCTGACCAGCTGCTCTCCGCCATCCGCTCCTGTGACGCCGTCCTGATCGGTTCCCCCACCCTGGGGGGGCATGCGCCCACGCCGATTGTGTCGGCTCTGGGCACCCTGCTGGCGGAGGGGGATCGGGCCAAGCCGGTGGGGGTGTTCGGCAGCTTCGGCTGGAGTGGTGAGGCGCTCGATCTGCTCGAGAGCAAGCTGCGCGATGGCGGCTTCCAGTTCGCCTTCGAGCCGATCAAGGTCAAGTTCAGTCCCGATGCCGCCACGATCAAAACGATCGAGGAAACCGGCACGGCCCTGGGCCGCAGCCTGCTGGTGGAGCAGCGCCGCAGCCAGCGCCGCAGCGCCGCCGGTGGTCTGAGCGAAAGCCGCAGCGATCCGGCGGTGCTGGCCCTGGGCCGGTTGGTGGGCTCCCTGTGTGTGCTCACCACCCGAAAGGGGGAGGGGGAGACGCGCCTGAGCGGGGCGATGGTGGCCAGCTGGGTGAGCCAGGCCAGCTTCTCGCCGCCCGGTCTCACGGTGGCGGTGGCACGGGACCGGGCCCTGGAGAGCCTGCTGCACGTGGGCGATGGCTTTGCGCTCAACGTGCTGGCGGCGGGCCGGCAGAGCGGCCCGATGAAGCAGTTTCTGCAGCCGTTCCCGCCGGGAGCGGATCGCTTCGCCGGCCTGGAGCTCCAGGAGAGTCCTGGGGGCTATCCGGTGCTGCCGGAGGCGCTGGCCTGGCTGGAGGGCAGGGTGAAGCAGCGGATGGAGTGCGGCGACCACTGGCTGGTCTATGCCGAGCTCAGCAGTGGCGGCCTGCTGGATCCCACGGGAGTCACGGCCGTCCACCAGCGCCGGAGCGGGGCCAACTACTGA
- a CDS encoding rubrerythrin family protein: protein MDLSNPSTQANLEAAFGGESMANRKYLFFADVAKQLGHAELAKLFRDTANQETEHAFAHFRLLHPELVVADPAGLSEEQKQAVLARCLELAIEGETYEYTTMYPEFEAQARVDRDADAAAEFQDQIDESEEHAGIFRKAASNFGLLTPIEHHHADRYGVALEALQGKGQAGETAPLPGLWICKVCSMIYDPVKGDPDSGIAAGTPFEAIPDDWTCPICGTRKANFIPYREPELLAA from the coding sequence ATGGATCTGTCCAACCCCTCCACCCAGGCCAACCTCGAGGCTGCCTTCGGCGGTGAGAGCATGGCCAACCGCAAATATCTCTTCTTCGCCGATGTGGCCAAACAGCTGGGCCATGCCGAGCTGGCGAAGCTCTTCCGCGACACGGCCAATCAGGAAACCGAGCATGCCTTCGCCCATTTCCGCCTGCTCCATCCCGAGCTGGTGGTGGCCGATCCCGCCGGCCTGAGCGAGGAGCAGAAGCAGGCTGTGCTGGCCCGCTGCCTGGAGCTGGCGATCGAGGGCGAAACCTACGAGTACACCACCATGTACCCGGAGTTCGAGGCCCAGGCCCGTGTGGATCGGGATGCCGATGCCGCGGCTGAATTCCAGGATCAGATCGACGAATCCGAGGAACACGCCGGCATCTTCCGCAAGGCGGCCAGCAACTTCGGCCTGCTCACGCCGATCGAGCACCACCATGCCGACCGTTATGGCGTTGCCCTCGAAGCGCTGCAGGGCAAGGGCCAGGCCGGCGAGACGGCCCCGCTGCCCGGGCTGTGGATCTGCAAGGTGTGTTCGATGATCTACGACCCTGTCAAAGGGGATCCCGATTCCGGAATCGCCGCCGGCACCCCCTTCGAGGCCATCCCAGACGACTGGACCTGCCCGATCTGCGGCACCCGCAAGGCCAATTTCATCCCTTATCGCGAGCCCGAACTGCTGGCGGCCTGA